One window of Arthrobacter oryzae genomic DNA carries:
- a CDS encoding LysR family transcriptional regulator encodes MEKITLRQIDAALAVEMAGSICLAAKQMHVAQPSLSQQIVALEDEVGVRLFDRLPSGTFPTAAGQAFLDKVRHLSGEIATARLASLTAAAAEIPEIAVGIQHSEHVARVAAALGSLRGQHPQLRARVQEYENGQLLREAIQRGTIDVGFGVDFKEWPGDLMLAFDVDYMLLVPVHHRLAGRDQVSAEDLLGEGWVGSPALQRLASISDGWRFADDVTLAASSAQAAEAMVAAGLGITFTTADRAVDERSLQKIVLNPPPTERVMAAARTDIGPLERALVNAVAAQTQPAAVAAA; translated from the coding sequence ATGGAGAAAATAACTCTCCGCCAGATCGATGCAGCCCTCGCCGTCGAAATGGCCGGATCTATTTGCCTCGCTGCCAAACAAATGCACGTGGCCCAGCCATCGCTGTCACAGCAGATCGTTGCTCTTGAAGATGAAGTCGGCGTCCGGCTGTTCGACCGGCTTCCCAGTGGAACTTTCCCCACGGCAGCAGGTCAGGCGTTCTTGGACAAGGTCAGGCACCTCTCAGGGGAAATTGCCACCGCCAGACTGGCTTCGCTCACTGCCGCAGCCGCCGAGATCCCCGAAATCGCCGTCGGTATCCAGCACAGTGAGCATGTCGCCCGGGTTGCAGCAGCACTGGGATCCCTGCGGGGACAGCACCCGCAATTGCGCGCCCGCGTACAGGAGTATGAAAACGGCCAGCTGCTGCGTGAAGCAATCCAACGGGGAACCATCGATGTCGGGTTCGGTGTCGACTTCAAAGAATGGCCCGGCGACTTGATGCTCGCCTTCGACGTGGACTACATGCTCCTGGTGCCCGTTCACCACAGGCTCGCAGGCCGGGACCAAGTCTCCGCCGAGGACCTCCTCGGCGAGGGCTGGGTCGGCTCGCCCGCCCTCCAACGCCTCGCCTCGATAAGCGATGGATGGCGCTTCGCTGACGACGTCACGCTTGCCGCCTCATCGGCCCAGGCTGCCGAGGCGATGGTCGCGGCGGGGCTGGGGATCACTTTCACCACCGCGGACCGGGCCGTGGACGAGCGCTCCCTGCAAAAGATCGTGCTCAACCCGCCGCCCACCGAGCGCGTTATGGCGGCGGCGAGAACCGACATTGGGCCCCTGGAACGGGCACTGGTAAACGCCGTTGCCGCCCAGACCCAGCCCGCCGCTGTCGCTGCCGCTTAA
- a CDS encoding cyclase family protein — MTIHNELDLHQSAAEALRDTLNSYRVVDLSRELIQGIPTFPTHPKFFLLPFPAMSDPAEFNQLIMSDHSGTHVDVPAHFVPAHDDDRRVYTHEIPVTGLMGRAVKLSFGPYEPTSYNIGLDEIIEWEAQNVAIEADDIVLFDTKWEHRWSLVPEGFDYLRGWPGITGEAAKYLREKGVKAVGIDCISIDPGDKSGDGLRAHYELLPHGVLIMENLCNLVEVPTVSYFMALPLRLTGGTGSPLRAISLIPNGGVNQ, encoded by the coding sequence ATGACCATCCACAACGAACTGGACCTGCATCAGTCAGCGGCCGAAGCGCTGCGTGACACCCTCAACTCCTACCGCGTCGTCGACCTCAGCCGCGAACTGATCCAGGGAATCCCCACTTTCCCGACTCACCCCAAGTTCTTCCTGCTGCCCTTCCCGGCGATGAGCGACCCGGCCGAATTCAACCAGCTCATCATGAGCGATCACTCCGGCACCCACGTCGACGTACCGGCTCACTTTGTGCCGGCCCACGACGATGACCGGCGCGTCTACACTCACGAGATTCCGGTGACCGGCCTGATGGGTCGTGCCGTGAAGTTAAGCTTCGGCCCATACGAACCCACCAGCTACAACATCGGCCTGGACGAGATCATCGAGTGGGAAGCGCAGAACGTCGCGATCGAAGCCGACGACATCGTCCTGTTCGATACGAAGTGGGAGCACCGCTGGTCGCTTGTTCCCGAAGGCTTCGACTACCTGCGCGGCTGGCCGGGAATCACTGGTGAAGCAGCCAAATACCTCCGCGAAAAAGGCGTCAAGGCGGTTGGCATCGACTGCATCAGCATCGACCCGGGTGACAAGTCTGGCGACGGCCTGCGTGCGCACTACGAACTGCTGCCCCATGGAGTGCTCATCATGGAGAACCTCTGCAACCTGGTCGAGGTCCCCACTGTCAGCTACTTCATGGCACTTCCCCTGCGACTGACTGGCGGCACCGGCTCTCCGCTCCGTGCCATCAGCCTGATCCCGAACGGCGGTGTCAACCAGTGA
- the mmsA gene encoding multiple monosaccharide ABC transporter ATP-binding protein, with protein MAPQPVILEMRAITKEFPGVKALEDVSLTVRANEIHAICGENGAGKSTLMKVLSGVYPHGSYTGDIVYQDEIMRFKDIKSSEQHGIVIIHQELALIPELSITENIFLGNEPGRNGFISWSEARRRGVELLARVGLADDPDTQIKSIGVGKQQLVEIAKALNKNVKLLILDEPTAALNEAESAHLLDLIVGLKHKGVSSIIISHKLNEIEKVSDQITIIRDGHSIETLDVKADGVDEDRIIRGMVGRTLESRFPERTPNIGDTFFEVRNWVVQHPQVSERLVVKNSSFSVRRGEIVGFAGLMGAGRTELVMSIFGRSYGNFVSGEIHKDGRQIQVRNVSEAIDNGLAYVSEDRKVLGLNLLNDIKESVVSAKLSKIASRGVVSNHKQQAVAETYRKNLRIKSPDVHRNVGTLSGGNQQKVVLAKWMFTDPDILILDEPTRGIDVGAKFEIYAIIQELAAQGKGIILISSELPELLGISDRIYTIFEGQITNELAISEATPETLLKSMTSASKKPATKDVTRS; from the coding sequence ATGGCACCACAACCAGTCATCCTCGAGATGCGCGCGATCACCAAGGAATTTCCCGGGGTGAAGGCGCTTGAGGATGTTTCCCTCACGGTTCGAGCCAACGAGATCCACGCGATCTGCGGCGAAAACGGTGCCGGGAAGTCCACCCTTATGAAAGTTCTCTCCGGCGTATACCCGCACGGGAGTTACACAGGAGACATCGTCTATCAGGACGAAATCATGCGGTTCAAGGACATCAAGTCCAGTGAGCAGCACGGGATCGTCATCATCCATCAGGAACTCGCCCTCATCCCCGAACTGTCGATCACCGAGAACATCTTCCTCGGCAACGAACCCGGCCGCAACGGGTTCATCAGCTGGAGCGAAGCCCGGCGGCGCGGCGTCGAGCTGCTCGCCAGGGTTGGGCTCGCCGATGACCCGGACACTCAGATCAAGAGCATCGGCGTCGGCAAGCAGCAGTTGGTCGAGATCGCCAAGGCTCTCAACAAGAACGTCAAACTCCTGATCCTCGACGAGCCTACGGCGGCACTCAATGAAGCGGAGTCCGCGCACCTGCTCGACCTCATCGTCGGGCTCAAACACAAGGGCGTCAGCTCCATCATCATCAGCCACAAGCTCAACGAGATCGAGAAGGTCTCCGACCAGATCACTATTATCCGCGACGGACACAGCATCGAAACCCTCGACGTCAAGGCGGACGGAGTCGACGAAGACCGCATTATCCGCGGGATGGTCGGCCGCACCCTCGAAAGCCGTTTCCCCGAACGTACCCCGAACATCGGTGACACGTTCTTCGAAGTGCGCAACTGGGTCGTCCAGCACCCGCAGGTCTCTGAGCGGCTTGTCGTGAAAAACTCCAGCTTCTCCGTCCGCCGCGGCGAGATCGTCGGCTTCGCCGGTCTCATGGGGGCGGGCCGGACGGAGCTCGTGATGAGCATCTTCGGCCGATCGTACGGCAACTTTGTCTCGGGGGAGATCCACAAAGACGGCCGTCAGATCCAGGTGCGCAACGTCTCCGAGGCGATCGACAACGGCCTGGCCTACGTCTCCGAGGACCGCAAGGTGCTTGGACTGAACCTGCTCAACGACATCAAGGAATCGGTAGTATCCGCCAAGCTGAGCAAGATCGCCAGCCGGGGTGTCGTGAGCAACCACAAACAGCAGGCGGTCGCCGAAACGTACCGCAAGAATCTCCGCATCAAGTCCCCGGATGTCCACCGAAACGTCGGAACCCTCTCGGGCGGCAACCAGCAAAAGGTGGTTCTGGCCAAGTGGATGTTCACCGACCCGGACATCCTGATCCTGGACGAGCCCACCCGCGGCATCGATGTCGGCGCCAAGTTTGAGATTTACGCCATCATCCAGGAACTCGCGGCCCAGGGGAAAGGCATCATCCTCATCTCCTCCGAGCTCCCCGAACTCCTCGGAATCTCCGACCGCATCTACACCATCTTCGAAGGTCAGATCACCAACGAACTCGCCATCAGCGAAGCAACCCCCGAGACGCTCCTGAAGAGCATGACATCCGCCAGCAAGAAGCCAGCCACGAAGGACGTGACCCGATCATGA
- the mmsB gene encoding multiple monosaccharide ABC transporter permease, protein MTTQIREKKSAGGIRDLGKMFGSGQSTGRQFGILGALVVITVIFQILTGGKTLDPVNLINLINQNAYVLILAIGMVMIIIAGHIDLSVGSTAAMVGIIVAKAMTEWHLPWPAAILLGLGIGAAVGAWQGWWVAYVGVPAFIVTLAGMLIFRGLNQLVGNANTIPVPADFTFIGGGFLPEWGPDTGFNNSTLLLGLVIAAVLVVLELRMRRTQTKFGSDKAPLWVSAFKLVVLVGVVLYATFLFAGGRVGTSFPVSGIILGVLIIIYSFVTRTTVFGRHVYAVGGNAHAAELSGVKIHRVNFLLMMNMSVLAALAGMIAIARSISSGPQDGLGWELDAIAAVFIGGAAVAGGIGTVAGSIVGGLVIAVLNNGLQLLGVTSDKVQIIKGLVLLIAVGIDVYSKRRGGPSLIGRLLNHGKTPGTPTSKPDSLVAARADDSTEDTPALVP, encoded by the coding sequence ATGACGACCCAGATTCGCGAGAAAAAATCGGCAGGAGGGATCCGCGACCTCGGCAAAATGTTCGGCTCCGGCCAGTCAACGGGACGCCAGTTCGGCATTCTCGGGGCGCTCGTTGTCATCACCGTCATCTTCCAGATCCTCACAGGCGGCAAGACCCTCGATCCGGTAAACCTGATCAACCTGATCAACCAAAACGCCTACGTGCTGATCCTGGCAATCGGCATGGTGATGATCATTATCGCCGGCCACATTGACCTCTCGGTCGGCTCGACCGCGGCGATGGTCGGGATCATCGTCGCGAAGGCGATGACCGAGTGGCACCTGCCCTGGCCGGCCGCTATCCTGCTGGGACTAGGCATTGGCGCTGCCGTCGGAGCTTGGCAGGGCTGGTGGGTTGCCTACGTCGGCGTCCCGGCGTTCATCGTCACTCTTGCCGGAATGCTGATCTTCCGGGGACTCAACCAGCTCGTCGGAAACGCCAACACCATCCCGGTCCCGGCCGACTTCACCTTCATCGGCGGCGGATTCCTCCCCGAGTGGGGACCCGATACGGGCTTCAACAACTCCACGCTGCTCCTGGGCCTGGTCATCGCGGCGGTCCTCGTTGTCCTCGAACTCCGGATGCGGCGAACCCAAACCAAGTTCGGCTCCGACAAGGCGCCTCTGTGGGTCAGCGCGTTCAAGCTCGTCGTGCTCGTCGGGGTCGTGCTGTACGCGACGTTCCTGTTCGCCGGCGGCCGGGTCGGCACCTCGTTCCCGGTCTCGGGCATTATCCTGGGCGTCCTCATCATCATCTACTCGTTCGTGACACGCACCACCGTCTTCGGCCGCCACGTCTACGCCGTGGGCGGGAACGCACACGCTGCCGAGCTCTCCGGAGTGAAGATCCACCGGGTCAATTTCCTGCTGATGATGAACATGTCAGTCCTGGCAGCGCTGGCCGGCATGATCGCCATCGCCCGTTCCATCTCCTCCGGCCCCCAGGACGGCCTCGGCTGGGAGCTGGACGCGATCGCCGCGGTCTTCATCGGCGGAGCCGCGGTAGCCGGAGGCATCGGTACCGTCGCCGGCTCCATCGTCGGCGGCCTCGTCATTGCGGTGCTCAACAACGGCCTTCAGCTGCTCGGCGTGACCAGCGACAAGGTCCAGATCATCAAGGGGCTCGTGCTCCTCATCGCGGTCGGCATCGACGTGTACTCCAAACGCCGCGGCGGCCCCTCGCTGATCGGCAGGTTGCTCAACCATGGCAAGACCCCGGGTACCCCCACTTCCAAACCAGACAGCCTGGTGGCCGCCCGCGCCGACGATTCCACCGAGGACACCCCGGCCCTGGTGCCCTAA
- a CDS encoding substrate-binding domain-containing protein, whose amino-acid sequence MRKITTATMTVAAATMLVLSGCSGRGEATQSAAAGFDKGSTIGVVLPTKTSENWVLAGDLFTNSLRDAGFKGDVQYAGASSSVADQQSQISSMVTKGAKVIIIGAVDAGQLTSQVKAAHDAGSVVISYDRLIVNSPDVDYHIGFDSFRVGELQGQSLLEGLEERFPDKKTYNVELFSGSPDDSSAAAFFNGAMKVLKPKIDDGTLKVVSGQSEIKQTATPGWLPQNAQIRMDTLLAGTYGSTDLDGVLSPNDTIARAIITSVKGAGKTVPVVTGQDSEVESVKSIVAGQQYSTINKDTRLLVKANIEAVEALAGGQKPKTNTEIDNGAKKVPADLLTPLIVTKKNAVEAYANDPVLAPLTK is encoded by the coding sequence GTGCGAAAAATCACCACAGCGACAATGACCGTCGCAGCAGCCACCATGCTCGTGCTCTCCGGGTGTTCCGGCCGCGGAGAGGCCACACAGTCCGCCGCAGCCGGCTTCGACAAGGGGTCCACGATCGGCGTGGTCCTTCCGACCAAGACATCCGAAAACTGGGTCCTTGCCGGTGACCTGTTCACCAACAGCCTCAGGGACGCGGGCTTCAAGGGCGATGTGCAGTACGCCGGTGCTTCCAGCTCGGTCGCCGATCAGCAGTCCCAGATTTCCTCGATGGTCACCAAGGGCGCCAAGGTCATCATCATCGGTGCAGTTGACGCTGGCCAGCTCACGTCCCAGGTGAAGGCCGCCCACGACGCAGGCTCCGTCGTCATCTCCTACGACCGTTTGATTGTCAACAGCCCTGACGTGGACTACCACATCGGCTTCGACTCGTTCCGGGTCGGGGAACTTCAGGGACAGTCCCTGTTGGAGGGCCTCGAGGAGCGGTTCCCGGACAAGAAGACCTACAACGTCGAGCTCTTCTCCGGCTCGCCTGACGATTCCAGCGCCGCCGCCTTCTTCAACGGCGCCATGAAGGTCCTCAAGCCCAAGATTGACGACGGCACCCTCAAGGTCGTCTCCGGCCAGTCCGAAATCAAGCAGACCGCCACGCCGGGCTGGCTGCCGCAGAACGCCCAGATCCGCATGGACACCCTGCTCGCCGGCACCTACGGCTCCACCGACCTCGACGGTGTCTTGTCACCGAACGACACGATCGCCCGGGCGATCATCACCTCGGTCAAGGGCGCTGGCAAGACCGTTCCCGTCGTGACCGGCCAGGACTCCGAAGTGGAATCCGTAAAGTCCATCGTCGCCGGACAGCAGTACTCCACCATCAACAAGGACACCCGCCTCCTGGTGAAGGCCAACATCGAAGCTGTCGAGGCTCTTGCCGGCGGCCAGAAGCCCAAGACCAACACCGAGATCGACAATGGAGCAAAGAAGGTTCCCGCCGATCTGCTGACGCCCCTGATCGTCACCAAGAAGAACGCCGTCGAAGCCTACGCCAACGACCCCGTCCTGGCCCCGCTGACCAAGTAG
- the nagA gene encoding N-acetylglucosamine-6-phosphate deacetylase → MGVLIHNATALDANGRVDNAWVHSSGKMIAATGVGGGWTAEKDDVILDASGAWLVPGFIDLHVHGGGGHSFHDDGQSIQKALAAHRTHGTTRSLISLVTTPPAAVRQQLETISTLMAHDSLILGAHLEGPFLSPLHKGAHDPQLLMEPAAQTVQSLLETSNGVIRQITLAPELPGAADAIDRFVEAGIIVAIGHTDVDYDGARKAFDQGARLLTHGFNAMRGIHHRHPGPVLAAFDDPRIVIELIADGIHIDPRVISMAFQQAPGRIALVTDAMAAAGSANGTYRLGSQPVEVKGNRAVLTGTDTIAGSTLTQDRALAYAIDTVGLQPAAAVAALTQTPARALGLENEFGLLSAGYRPDFVLLDHHWNVQGVWADGERLTRA, encoded by the coding sequence ATGGGCGTCCTGATCCATAACGCCACCGCACTGGACGCCAACGGCCGGGTCGACAATGCCTGGGTTCACTCCTCAGGCAAGATGATCGCAGCGACCGGAGTCGGAGGCGGCTGGACCGCCGAAAAGGATGACGTAATCCTCGACGCTTCCGGGGCCTGGTTGGTTCCGGGCTTTATTGACCTCCACGTGCACGGCGGCGGAGGACACTCGTTCCATGATGACGGCCAGTCAATCCAAAAGGCCCTCGCCGCCCACCGAACCCACGGGACCACCCGGTCCCTTATAAGCCTGGTCACAACGCCCCCGGCCGCTGTACGACAGCAGCTCGAGACCATCTCCACCCTAATGGCCCACGACAGCCTGATCCTCGGGGCACACCTCGAAGGCCCGTTCTTGTCGCCCCTACACAAGGGCGCCCACGACCCGCAGTTACTCATGGAACCCGCAGCGCAGACCGTTCAGTCTCTCCTAGAAACCAGCAACGGCGTCATCAGGCAGATAACACTGGCGCCAGAGCTGCCCGGCGCGGCCGACGCGATAGACCGCTTCGTCGAAGCAGGAATCATTGTTGCCATCGGACACACCGACGTTGACTACGACGGGGCACGCAAGGCATTCGACCAAGGTGCCCGGCTCCTCACCCACGGCTTCAACGCCATGCGCGGCATCCACCACAGGCACCCCGGCCCCGTGCTGGCCGCCTTCGATGACCCGCGGATCGTCATCGAACTGATAGCGGACGGAATCCACATCGACCCACGCGTGATCTCCATGGCCTTCCAGCAGGCCCCGGGACGAATTGCCCTGGTCACAGACGCCATGGCCGCCGCGGGAAGCGCAAACGGCACCTATCGCTTGGGATCCCAACCAGTCGAAGTTAAAGGCAACCGCGCGGTCCTGACAGGCACGGACACTATCGCAGGATCGACACTAACGCAGGACCGTGCCCTCGCGTACGCCATAGATACAGTCGGTCTGCAGCCAGCGGCCGCTGTCGCTGCACTAACGCAGACGCCAGCCCGCGCACTGGGGTTGGAGAACGAGTTTGGTCTCCTGTCAGCCGGGTACCGGCCGGACTTTGTCCTGCTGGATCACCACTGGAACGTGCAGGGCGTCTGGGCCGATGGCGAACGGCTCACGAGGGCTTAG
- a CDS encoding saccharopine dehydrogenase family protein has product MDNSSREHDLVLYGATGFVGRLIAGYVAERAPAGMRVGLAGRSRFRLGAVRSQLPVAAHGWALIEADSEDADSIAALAADTRVLFTTVGPYAKHGLPVVEACARAGTHYADLAGEVSFMREAIDRYDVLASTSGARIVHSCGYDSVPSDLAVLLLHQAAEADGAGGLVEVQLVATAKAGISGGTLESMRGQLDAMRSSTALRSLAVDAYALSPDRAQEPTTQQPLDAGPVCRSDDGTWTAPFIMAAANTRIVRRSNALQGWAYGRSLQYGEVLGVAPGPAGAVIAKATALGLRAFTGAMAFPPTRRVLERFLPAPGTGPSSSTQREGWFHSQVTARTENGHRYQAIAAGPGDPGYAATAVMAGETALALALDGERLPTAKGSLTPATALGNVLIQRLRAAGHTYQVTKLA; this is encoded by the coding sequence ATGGACAACTCATCTCGGGAACATGACCTCGTTCTCTACGGAGCTACGGGTTTCGTTGGCAGGCTGATCGCCGGCTACGTCGCGGAGCGTGCACCGGCCGGTATGCGAGTCGGACTCGCGGGCCGGTCCAGGTTCAGACTCGGGGCGGTTCGGTCGCAGTTGCCGGTCGCGGCGCACGGATGGGCCCTCATCGAAGCCGACTCGGAGGACGCGGACTCGATCGCCGCCCTGGCCGCGGACACACGCGTGCTCTTCACAACGGTCGGTCCATACGCGAAACACGGACTACCTGTCGTCGAGGCCTGCGCACGGGCCGGTACCCATTACGCCGACCTCGCGGGGGAGGTTTCCTTCATGCGGGAGGCGATCGATCGCTACGACGTTCTGGCCAGTACGAGCGGGGCCAGGATCGTGCACTCCTGCGGCTACGACTCCGTGCCGTCCGACCTCGCTGTACTGCTGCTTCATCAGGCGGCAGAAGCCGATGGCGCTGGCGGTTTGGTCGAGGTCCAACTCGTTGCTACGGCCAAGGCTGGCATTAGCGGAGGCACGCTCGAATCGATGCGCGGGCAGCTCGATGCGATGCGATCGAGCACCGCCCTGAGGTCATTAGCCGTGGACGCCTACGCTCTGAGCCCCGACCGCGCACAGGAGCCGACGACGCAACAGCCTCTTGACGCCGGTCCCGTGTGCCGTTCCGATGACGGCACCTGGACCGCGCCTTTCATCATGGCCGCGGCCAACACTCGGATAGTGCGCCGCAGCAACGCTTTGCAGGGCTGGGCCTACGGCCGCTCCCTTCAGTACGGCGAGGTGTTGGGGGTGGCCCCCGGACCGGCAGGAGCAGTCATCGCCAAGGCAACGGCACTCGGGCTCCGCGCATTCACGGGCGCGATGGCATTCCCACCCACCCGGCGGGTGCTCGAGCGCTTTCTTCCGGCACCAGGTACGGGTCCGAGCAGCAGCACGCAGCGCGAAGGCTGGTTCCACTCCCAGGTAACCGCCCGCACAGAGAACGGGCACCGATACCAGGCGATTGCTGCCGGCCCCGGTGATCCCGGCTATGCCGCCACCGCCGTGATGGCAGGCGAGACTGCACTCGCTCTTGCCCTCGACGGTGAACGGCTGCCGACCGCGAAAGGGTCGCTGACACCGGCCACTGCACTCGGCAACGTACTCATACAGCGACTCCGCGCGGCCGGCCACACTTACCAGGTAACCAAACTCGCCTGA
- a CDS encoding recombinase family protein produces MTGQRIGYVRVSTLDQNEKRQLEGQVLDRVFTDKASGRDTARPELTELLRFARDGDTVVVHSMDRLARNLDNLRALVQGLTRKGVRVEFVKESLVFTGEDSPMANLMLSVMGAFAEFERSLIRERQREGIALAKQRGAYKGRKKTLPPERAAELVQRAGNGVPKAVLARDYGISRETVYQYLRQAKVE; encoded by the coding sequence GTGACTGGACAGCGGATCGGGTACGTACGCGTGAGCACGCTGGACCAGAACGAGAAGCGCCAGCTCGAAGGCCAGGTTCTGGACCGGGTCTTCACGGATAAGGCCTCGGGCAGGGACACCGCGAGGCCAGAGCTTACAGAGTTGCTGCGGTTCGCGCGAGATGGGGACACCGTGGTGGTGCACAGCATGGACCGGCTGGCCCGGAACCTCGATAACCTGCGTGCTCTTGTTCAGGGGCTGACACGCAAAGGCGTGCGGGTGGAGTTCGTCAAGGAGAGTCTGGTCTTCACCGGCGAGGACTCCCCCATGGCCAACCTCATGCTCTCCGTCATGGGCGCGTTCGCTGAATTCGAGCGTTCCCTCATCAGGGAACGCCAGCGGGAAGGGATTGCCCTGGCCAAGCAGCGCGGCGCCTATAAGGGGCGGAAAAAGACCCTCCCGCCGGAACGAGCCGCCGAACTGGTCCAGCGGGCGGGCAACGGTGTCCCGAAAGCCGTCCTTGCCCGCGACTACGGGATCAGCAGGGAAACGGTCTACCAGTACCTGCGCCAGGCCAAGGTGGAGTGA
- a CDS encoding SDR family oxidoreductase: MVPGSRRGPGGEGILYETQAETDTQLANIALGRLARKEELAVACGFLLSDFGGYLTGTELLVDGGRRLTGH; the protein is encoded by the coding sequence TTGGTCCCGGGCTCACGGAGGGGACCTGGCGGCGAGGGAATCCTTTACGAAACCCAAGCGGAGACCGACACGCAGCTTGCCAACATCGCGCTGGGGCGGCTGGCGCGGAAAGAGGAATTAGCGGTCGCCTGCGGCTTCCTGCTCAGTGACTTCGGCGGCTACCTCACCGGCACAGAGCTTTTGGTCGACGGCGGCAGGCGGCTAACTGGCCACTGA
- a CDS encoding acyl-CoA thioesterase, translating into MPERFEMLMPLRWSDQDVNGHINNARIVTLMEEARVRWLNIKAAADGLDSFRCPKVVASLNVEYKKPVSYENELKLVLDISRVGNGSFTVRHTGIQKGATVFTGTTVVVPLDPESSRPRKLTAAETAYLARYAETASVAS; encoded by the coding sequence ATGCCTGAGCGCTTCGAAATGCTCATGCCCCTCCGCTGGTCCGACCAGGACGTCAACGGGCACATCAACAACGCCCGCATCGTGACGCTGATGGAGGAGGCGCGCGTGCGGTGGCTCAACATCAAGGCGGCCGCTGACGGGCTGGACTCGTTCCGATGCCCCAAGGTGGTGGCTTCGCTGAACGTCGAGTACAAAAAGCCCGTCAGCTACGAGAATGAACTCAAGCTGGTGCTCGACATCTCCAGGGTAGGCAACGGCTCCTTTACGGTCCGCCATACCGGTATCCAAAAAGGCGCCACTGTCTTCACGGGCACCACGGTCGTGGTCCCGCTGGACCCAGAATCGAGCCGCCCGCGGAAACTCACCGCCGCTGAAACCGCCTACCTCGCCCGGTATGCCGAGACGGCATCAGTGGCCAGTTAG
- a CDS encoding SDR family oxidoreductase yields the protein MVTGGARGIGLATALTLSEQGSNIVLTDLDAAALERAAATLGEGRCDGRLRCELPRGCPRCGKRRRRYFRVPGRYVNNAGFTRDAKMRMMTESDFDDVISVHLKGAWLGTRAAADTMRKLGTQGSIINVSSLSGKIGTARQTHHSAAKAGIARLTKAAAAGIRVNAIQPGIIRTEMVGSLRPDVPEKKRSEIPLTRFGEPEEVASVVLFLASGISNYMTGIILEITGGPHA from the coding sequence GTGGTCACCGGGGGAGCGAGGGGCATCGGCCTAGCGACAGCCCTCACACTCTCGGAGCAGGGCAGCAACATTGTCCTTACCGACTTGGATGCCGCAGCATTGGAACGCGCTGCGGCAACTCTGGGGGAAGGGCGTTGTGACGGTCGTCTGCGATGTGAACTCCCCAGAGGATGTCCCCGCTGCGGCAAGCGCCGCCGTCGATACTTTCGGGTCCCTGGACGTTATGTCAACAACGCCGGCTTCACCCGGGACGCTAAGATGCGAATGATGACCGAAAGCGACTTCGATGACGTCATCTCGGTCCATCTTAAAGGCGCCTGGCTGGGCACACGGGCGGCCGCCGACACCATGCGCAAGCTGGGAACACAGGGCTCCATCATCAACGTCTCGTCCCTCTCGGGCAAGATCGGCACGGCCCGTCAGACTCACCACAGCGCCGCGAAGGCGGGGATCGCTCGCCTGACCAAGGCGGCCGCCGCCGGCATCCGGGTAAACGCCATCCAGCCGGGCATCATCCGGACCGAGATGGTCGGATCACTCCGCCCGGACGTGCCGGAAAAGAAGCGCTCCGAGATCCCACTGACCCGCTTCGGCGAGCCTGAGGAAGTAGCAAGCGTGGTGCTGTTCCTGGCCAGCGGGATCTCCAACTACATGACCGGAATAATACTGGAAATCACGGGCGGTCCGCATGCCTGA